GCGATCCCCGCCGCCACCCGGGGTTACAAGGAAGTGAACCTCCGTGCCCTGCAGCTCCTCGCGCCGGGCGGCGTGCTGCTCACCTTCACCTGCTCGTACCACGTGGGTCCCGAGGACTTCGAGGCGATCGTGACCGACGCGGCCCGGGACGCGAAGCGCGAGGTCCAGGTGCTCGAGCGCCTCGGCGCCGGCCGCGACCACCCCGTGCTCCTCACCGCCCCCGAGACCCGCTACCTCAAGGGGTTGGTGCTGCGGGCGCCCTGACGAAGGCGGAGCAAACGCGAATGGACGGACGGGTCCCGCTCTTGCGGGGCCGATCCCTTCACACGCTCCGCGACGACACGAGGTCCGGGGGAAGCGCCTCGCGCTCCTCCTGGACCGGGGCCGGGGCAGGCGCCGGCGGAGGCTCAGCCCGCGACGGCTCCGGAGACGGAGGCGCGGCCAGCAACGGCGCGAGCCGCCGCTCCAGCTTGCGGACCCAGGGGCCGACTCCGAGCCCTTCCGCACCGGCCGCCCGTGCGAGCTCGTCCGGGCTGGCGCGTGCGCCCAGCGCGAAGAGGCGCAGGAGCTCCGCGCCGGCCTCTCCGGACGACCACCACCTCTCGCCATGGCGGGATTCGAGCTGCTCCTCGATCGTCGCGGCCAGGATCTCCGCGACGAAGCGCTCGCTTCCAGCAAAGGGCACGCGCGGCTCGAGGTCGGCTGTCGCGTCCGGGGCGATCGGGAAGAGGAAGGCCTGCTCGAGGAGCTCTCGCGAGCGGCCTGCCGCCTTCCCCGCCGCGAGGCCGGAGCGCTCCCGATCGAAGAGGAGATGCGCCGCCGTCCGCCTGGCGAGGAAGAGGCGCCGGAGCGCGCTCCCGGCGAGCTGCGCCTCCGCTTCCGTTACGGTGAGCAGAGTGTGATCCCGGAGCCACGCAGGCGACTCCGTGAGGCCCTCGACCACCCGGGCGAGCCCCTCCACCGAAGCGCGGTTCCCGAGCTGGAGGAGCTCGAAGCCCTCGCCCTCCGCGTGGGCGGCCTGGGCGGCACAGCCCGCCTCGAGGAAGAGGGCGCCCCAATCCGCGGCCGGCGCCGCGCCGAGGACGAGCCGGACATCCGACGGCGGCCTCATCGGGAAGCAGGCCGGATCGGCGCCGCCGTCCGCCGAGGCGCTCTCGCGCCTCACGCCGTCGAAGCCGATGCCGAGCGTTTCGAACGTCGAGAGGATCGCCTCCAGCCCACCGCCATCGCTCGGGTAGCGGGCGTCAAAGGTGACGCCGCGGAAGAGCCTGGGCAGGTCCGGGCGCCGAAGCTCGCCGGGCTCGAGCCCCAGCTCCCGGCGCGCGGCGTTGTCCAGGGCCGAGCGGAACGCCGACCCGGTCGAGTCCAGGAGATCGCCGGCGAGAGTGTTCAGCGCGTCACGATCGACCTGGTGGACAAAGGCGCCCAGCGCGGACGCGTCCCGGTACCCCAGCTTCCTGGCCAGCGCCTCCATCCGCCCATTCCGCTCCCCGAGGGCGGCGGCGATCGGTCGCGTAGCCACGGCGGCGGCAGCTGCGAGCGCGCTCCGCCGTCCGGAGTCGGGTTCGGCGGCGAGGAGCCGCCCGAGCTCCCGTAGGGCGTGGATCTCCCCGCCCGCCTCGAAGCGCGCACCCGCCTCGAGGGACGCGACCCTGGCGTCCAGCTCTTCGAGCTCACGGGCGACCTGCTCGCCAGTGAGGTAGGCCTCGAGCAGGCCCAACGCCTGGCGCCGATCGGGCTCGCGCTCGGCGGTACGTACCCTCCGCACCGACTCGATCGTCTCCTTCGAAAAGAGCGCCGTCTCGGCCGAGACCGCACCCGGCGCAGCGCCTTCGACCCAGGCGCGATGGAGGAGCTCCGCCTGCCGGGTGAGGAGACCCTCCGCCTCGCGGCGGGCATCGACCACGCGCTCGCGATCCTTCTTGGACGGAAGACGAGGTTTGGGCGCGTCGACGGTCAGCGGCTTCGGCTCGGGTGCGACGGTCGCGCAGCCGGCTGCGGCGACGAGGAGGAGCGGGATCCAGGTAGAGGTTTTCAGCATGAACGCGCGACCTTATCCGGTCAGGGCGCTTTGGGCGACATCGGCTTGCCCCTCCAGCGCCATCGCGGATAGGTTCGCGCCGATGAGCCCCACGTCGTCTACGCTCCGCAAGCGCCCCGCCTCCCGGGCGCGGCAGAAGCTCTACTCCCGTATCCGCGCATACTTCGAGGAGGCCGGCTTCGACGAGGTCGAGACGCCCCTTCTCGTCCCGGCCCCCGGCATGGAGCCCCACGTCGACTGCTTCGAGACCCGCTTCGTGCCGGAGATGGGCGCCTCGGGAGACGAGCGCCCCATGTGGCTCCACGGCTCCCCCGAGTTCGCGATGAAGCGGCTCCTCGCCGACGGCTGGCAGCGGATCTTCCAGCTGGGCAAGGTCTTCCGGAACGGCGAGATCGCGAAGAGCCACAACCCCGAGTTCACGATGCTCGAGTTCTACCGCGTGATCCGCGCGGAGGAAGGGCATCGCGCCTACGGGCCGATCCTGAGCGACCTCGAAGAGCTGGGGGCGCGGGGGGCCCAGGCGATCGCGGGCTCGGAGCGCGTGAAGGTCGACGGTGCCGAGGTGGATCTCTCGCCGCCCTGGGATCGACTCTCGGTGAAGGACGCCTTCGCGACCCGTGCCGGGATCGAGCTCCCCATGAACGGCGACGCGGAGCTCCTGCTCGCCCGCGCCCGCGAGCGCGGCTTCGATCCCCCGCCCTCCTGCAAGAGCTTCGACGATCTCTTCTTCACGATCTTCCTCACGGCCATCGAGCCGACCCTGGGCTGGCCCCGCCCCACCTTCCTCGTCGACTGGCCCGCGAGCATGGCCGCCCTGGCGAAGCTCCGCCCGGACGATCCCGACGTGGCGGAGCGCTTCGAGCTCTACATCGCGGGTCGGGAGATCGCGAACGGCTACTACGAGCTGAACGACTCGGCCGAGCAGCGCGCGCGCCTCGTCGCCGAGCAGGAGCTGCGCAGGCGCCTCGGCAAGCGGGTCTATCCCCTCGACGAGCGCTTCATCGAAGCGGTCGGCCGGATGCCCAACTGTGCGGGCGTCGCCGTCGGCGTGGATCGCCTGCTCATGATCCTCGGCGGCTTCGAGTCCATCGACGAGGTCCTGCTCTTTCCCTCCTCGGAGGAGCTATGAGCCATCTGCTCCGGAACACCCTCGCCTATGCGACGATCGCCTCCGCCACCGTGGGCTTCGGCGCGCTCTCCACGGCCCTGAGCGTGCTCAGCCTGGGGAGGAACCACGGCACGAAGGCGGTGGCCAAGGCGTGGGGCCACACGGTGCTCGCGGCCTCCGGGGTGCGGTACGTGGTGCGCGGCCTCGATCGCTTCGATCACGACCGGCAGTTCATCATCGCCTCGAACCACCAGAGCCTCCTCGATCCGCCGATCGTCCTCTGCGCCGCGCCCCAGAAGGTCCGCTTCGTCGCGAAGCGCTCGCTCTTCCACATCCCGATCTTCGGCCAGGCGATCTGGGCCGCGGGGAACGTCCCGATCGATCGGCGGCGGTCCGAGGACGCCACGCGGAGGCTGGAGGAGCTCGGCCGGAGGGTGGGCAAGGATCTCTCGATCCTCTTCTTCCCGGAGGGGACCCGCTCGGTCGACGGCTCCCTCCTCCCCTTCAAGCGCGGCGCGACGATGATGGCCCTCCAGACCGGTCTCGCGCTGCTCCCGGTCGCCGTCGCCGGTACGGCGGCGCTCCTGCCGAAGGGCGCGCGCTCGCTGAAGCCGGGAGTGGTGGGGGTCGCGTTCGGCGAGCCGATCGAGGTCGCCGGCTGCGACCTTCCGGACCGCGAGGCGCTCACCAACGAGCTCCGCACATCGGTCGAGCGCCTGATGGCAGAGGCCGAAGAGGCACGCGTCGGCGCGTGAAGAGATCGGACCCGCGGCGCGGGCCCGATCTCTTCAGCTCGCGCTTCGCGCGAGACCGCCTATTTTCGTTTGCTCCGCCTCCGGCTTCGCCCTAGGCGCTCTAGACGAGCTTGCGGATCCAGGTCTCGCGGTCGCCCGGGAGGAGATCCGCGATCGGCAGCTCGAGCAGCGTGTAGCAGCCCGGGGCCTGGCGGAAGGCGGCTCGAAGGGCCGAGACCATCACCTGGGCGGTGAGGGCCGGGTTCTGGATCCGCATCTCCCAGCGGAACTGCTGGTTGTGCGTCCGGCCGGACGCCCCCTTGCGCTCGAGCACCACCCCGTGTCCCGTGTCGACCAGGGCGGCGACGTCGTCGACGAAGCGGACCCGTGTCTCGTCGTGGGCGAAGTAGGCGTCGCGCAGAATCGCCGCCTCGACCTCGGCGGCGTCGGCGCCTTCCTCGAGCTCGACGTAGACCGCGCGGCGGTGGACGCCCTGCCCCGCCGGCAAGGTCATCGAGAGCGCGCTCTTCACGCCGGGGATCGCCTTCGCGGCCACGGTGTGGCCCATCGACATCCCCGGTCCGAAGTTGGTGTAGGTGAGGCCGCGGGGGGCCATGAGCTCGAGGATCCCGCGGATCATCGAGTCGGTCCCCGGATCCCAGCCCGCCGAGATCACCGCTCGGGTGCCCGCCGACACGGCCACGTCGCCGAGCTCCCGCCGCAGCGCGAGGAGCGGCTCGCCGTGGATGTCGAAGCTGTCGCAGGTGGCGATGCCCTTGGCGAGGAGCTCGCGGGCGACGGCAGGCACGCTACGAGTCGGGCACGCCAGCAGCGCGCCGTCGACCTCGCCGAGCTCGTCGACCCTCGTCGCGAAGGCCACGCCCGGCAGCTCCGCCGGCGCAGGCGCGGCTTCCCGGCGGACCACGCCGGCGAGCTCGAAGTCCGGCGATTCGAGGACCGCATCCAGACAATGGCGGCCCACGTTCCCGTAGCCGACGACAGCGATTCGCTTCTTGGTGCGGGTCACGTGGCGGGCTCCTCGAGGCTCTCGGATCCCGGGTGCGCGCATCGGGATCCCGACGCGCGTTTGTAGCGCGAAGCCGGCAACTTCTGCACGCGCGACCTCGCGCCGAGGATCGCCTTTCGCTTTAGAGCCGCTCGAAGAGATCGTGCAGCGCCCCCGAGGTCAGGCGGGTCACGGTGGTCAGGCGATCGGCGATCTTCCGGAGCTCCCTGGCGCCCCTCTCGAGCTCTCCGCCGCTGGCGGGCCGAGACACGGGATCATCGATCAGCACACCGTAGATGGAGAAGCCGAGCCGCCGCTTCTCCTCCTGGAGCTCCCGGACGAAGGGGCTGCTCAGCGGCGCGCCGCCATCGGTCAGGAAGACGATGTCGCCCCTGGAGAGCCGGACGTCCTGGAGCAGGCAGAGCGCCGCCCGGAGCGGCCCCTCGAAGTCGGTGCCGCCGCCGGGGAAGTGCGTGGCGAAATCCATCACCTGCGCGAGCTCGGCCTCGCGCCTCCCGCCTCTTCCAGGCCCCTTGCTGCGAAGGAGCTCGAAGCGGGCGAGGGGCACGTCGCTTCCGGAGAAGACGATCGCCTCGGCCCGGCGGTTCTGCCTCCGGGCGATCTCGAGGAGCGCCAGCGAGATCCCCTTGGACCAGAGCTCCCTGGGGCCGCGCATGCTGCCCGAGCCGTCCACGCAGACCACCAGCGGACCGCGGCCGCCGCGATCCGAGCCCTGAAGCTCGTACTCGGCGAGGTCGCGCTCGGCGAGCCTTCGAAGGAAATCGAGTCTCCTCGGCCCTTCGCCGATCAGCGAGACGAGCTCGCTCGGCAGCAGGCGGGAGAGCTCGCCTCCCCGTCCCACCCGGAACGTCTCCGTGGGCGCTCGGCGGATCCGCCGCTTGCGCGCCGCCAGCGCTTCGAAGCGGAAGGCGCCCGCGATCGCGGCCAGGCGACGCAGCTTCTCGCTCTCCCGGAGCCTCTCCGCGAGGGCGAGCCGCTCGGCGGCGCCCTCGGGGATTCGGCTGCCCACCGCCTCCGCGAGCTCCTGGACGAGCTCATCGTCCTCGCCCGCCCGAGCCGCGGCGGCCCTCGTCTGCTCCTGCACCATGCCCGAGAACGACGCAGGCAGCTCGTCGAGAGCGCCGTCGAAGCGGCTGCCCAGCTCGTCCTTCTTCTCGCGCTCGCGCTCGAGCTCGCGCCGGAACCGCTCTTCGATCCCGGGGGGAAGGCCCTCCTCCCGAAGCGCGGCGAGGCTCCGCTCGATCTCGCCGATCCGCTCCTCGCTCTTTTCCAGCTCCTTGCCGGCGAGGAGCTCCTCGTCCACGAGGATCTCGCCCTTGCGAACCTCGCCGAGCACCGCCTTGCCGATGGCGAGGGCTGCGGAGGCCGAGCGGACGGAATCCAGGGCGCAGGCGCTGCGCAGCTCGGCGAGCTCCGCGGCCGACTCCACGAAGGAGAGCACCCGGCGATTCCACTCGAGGGAGCGCCGATCGTCGCTCCGGAAGCGGATCACCAGCTTGAAGCAGACCGCGAAGAGGTCCTCCAGGAGCTCGCCGAAGTGCGGGAGCAGCCGGCTCCCCTGCTCCACCAGCACATCGATCGCGAGAACGTCGAGGGCGCGTGCGCGGGCATCGCGGTCGTAGGCGTCGGTCTCGACGAGGTGCGCGTCGTTCATGCTAGTGCCTCGACTCGGCCTCGCGGCTCCCGTCCTCGGCGAGGAGCTGGCGGACCAGCCTGCGGAGCTCCTCCCGCATGGCGCTCACCTTCTCGAGGGCGCGGCCGCGTCCCCTGGCCTCGTCCACGATCGAATCCACCTTGCGCGCGAGGTCGTGGAGCTTGGACAGCGCCTCGACCGAGGCCCTGTCGGCGATCTCCTCGTCTTCGTGCGGCCCCTGGGCGCTCTCGGCGACCTCCCGCGCCTGGAAGAGCAGCTTCTCCACCTCGTCCTCGTGGCCCCGCGAGACGAGGCGCAGCGCCTCCTCCACCGCGCCCTTGTCGTCCGGCTCGGTCCAGAGCACGTGGGACAGGAGCGCGAGGTCGTCCGAGGTCACCTTCGCTCGGCCGTGGATCGCGGCGCGGGCCCGGAGGAGCTCGAGCGAGAGCCGGTAGCGGCGATCCGAGGCCACCACGTCCTTGTCGAAGAGGATCCTGCGCAGGGTGGCGAGGTCCTGGAGGATCTCGCCCGGGACCTCCACGGCGGCGGCGTTCGCCCGCAGCTCGGTGAGCTCGTCGAGGCGAAGGGTCGAGCGGACGGCAGGCGGCCCGGCGCGCAGCATCTGGAGGAAGCGGAAGTCCTCGGCGAGGTATTCGACCTGATAGCGGAGGAGGAAGCGGTCGTAGAGGGCAGAGAGCTCCTCGTCCTCCGGGAGCTCGTTCGCCGCCCCCACCAGGGAGAGCAGCGGGACCTTCGAGGGCCCGTCTCCGCCGTCGAAGCGGCGCTCGTTCAGGATCGTCAGCAGGGTGTTGAGGATCGAGGAGGACGCCTTGAACACCTCGTCCAGGAACGCGATGTGGGCCCGCGGGAGCTTGCCCGCGGTGACGCGCAGATAGCGGTCCTGCTCGAGGCCCTTGAGCGAGATCGGCCCGAAGAGCTCCTCGGTGGTCGTGAATCGCGTGAGCAGCCACTGGAAGTAATCGGCCCCCTCGATCCGCTGGCAGAGCTCGTGTGCGAGCTCGCTCTTCGCGGTGCCGGGAGGACCGAGCAGGAGGACGTGCTGGCCCGCCACGAGGGCACAGAGGAGGCCTTCGATGACGTCGTCCCTCTCGAAGAAGGACGCGGAGAGCTCGCTGCGGATGAGGTCGAGGACGCGCTTCGGCTTCGATTCCATGCCGCCTCTAACCGCCGCAGGCCCGGATCCCATGCCCGCAGCATTGAGGACCGCGCCGGAACAGCCTAGGATTCGTCCCCAATGGCTTCTTCGACCAGTCCCGCCGAGCCCTTCCGGCCACACGTATTCGGGAAGTTCTTCCTCCTCCAGAAGCTCGGAATGGGAGGAATGGCGGAGATCTACCGCGCGAAGATGGCGGGGAGCGGCGGCTTCGAGAAGGAGCTGGTGATCAAGCGGATCCTCCCCGCCCTCTCCTCCGAGTCGCAGTTCGTGCGGATGCTGGTCAACGAGGCCAAGCTCACGGTCGCGCTGACCCACCCCACGATCGCCCAGATCTTCGAGCTCGGGGAGATCGAGGGCCAGTACTTCATCTCGATGGAGCTGGTGGAGGGCGCCACCCTCCACGACCTCATCTTCCTCTCGCGGAAGATGGGCAGGCCCCTGACCATCGAGCAGTCGATGTACCTCTGCATCGAGGTGCTCCGAGGTCTGGAGTACGCGCACAAGCGCACCGATGGTGCAGGCAGGGCCCTCGGCATCGTCCACTGCGACGTCTCGCCGGACAACGTGATGGTCACCTGGGAAGGGGGCGTGAAGCTCCTGGACTTCGGGGTGGCCCGCGCCGCGCAGAGCTCCCTCTCCAACTACAAGGAGGGGACGCTCATGGGGAAGCTCAGCTACGCGTCCCCCGAGCAGGCGGAAGGCGAGCGCTTCGACCACCGCGTCGATCTCTTCGCGGTGGGCGTGATGTTCTACGAGCTCCTCACCGACACCCACCCCTTCGGCCGCGTCCAGACGGTGGAAGCGCTGATCGAGTCGCGCAAGAAGAAGGTGGTCCCTCCGTCCAAGATCCGCGCCGGCCTCCCCGCCGAGATCGACGCCTTCGTGTTGAAGAGCCTCGCACGCTCGGTGGAAAATCGGTTCCAGACGGCCAAGGAGATGGCCGACGAGCTGATGGACGTCCTCTTCCCGACCCCGACCAGCGCCGTCGCCGAGCACCTCTCGGCGTCGATGCGCGACCTCTACCGGGAGCGGATCGAGCGGCAGCAGCGCCTGCGGGCGAACGACTCCCTCCACATCAAGGTGCTCGCCAACGCCCGGTCGAAGACCGGGGAGACGCCGGTCCCCGCCCTTCCGGCGCAGCCAACGGAAGCGACGGCGCCACAGCTTCCGCCAGGCCAGGGCACACGGATCTTCGTCTCGGGACTGTCGGATTCGACCTTCTCCGAGCCGCCTCCGCCCGGCAGCAGGACCCGCACCTCCTCCCGGTCGGTCCCTCGCAGCGTCGCCTCGGGGCCTTTCCGTGGGAGCCCGCGACCGGGCCTCATCGCCGCTGCCGCGGCGGCCGGCCTCGTCGCCGGAGCGGGCTCGGTCGTCGGCTGGCAGCGGAGCCAGCCGCCGGCGCTCGTGGTCCTGAGCGAGCCCGCTGGCGCGGAGGTGCTCTTCGAAGGCGTTCCCCTTGGCCGAACGCCGCTCGTCCTCGACGACTCTCCCGTGCCCCGTGGCGGAGAGGTCGTCGTGCGTCTGTCGGGATACAAGGACGCGGGCGTGCGCCCGGAGGCCGCCAACAGCCTCCTGGCCCGGGCGAAGGTGTCCCTGGAGTCCTCGATCGGCACGTTGCGGGTCGAGTCGCAGCCCCCGGGGGCGCGGGTGACGGTGGACGGCCACTACGTCGGCCTCACGCCGACGGACATCCCGGGCATCGCCACGAACGAGGCCCACCGGGTCGAGCTCGAGCTGCGCGGCTACCAGCAGGACTCCTTCGTCCACTGGCCGCACGATCCGGGGCCCGTGATTATCCGAACCCTCGAGAGGCTCTGACCCCTCTAGCGAAGCGTCGCCCGGAGGCGCTCGAGCCGCGCCCGAAGGATCGGCTCGGGCGGCCGCGCCACCAGCGCCAGATCGAGCATCGTCGCAGCCGCAGCGGGATCGCCATGGGAGATCGTGCACTCGGCGAGCACCAGCAGCGCCAGCGGCTCCTCGGGAGCGAGGCGGCGAGCGGCAGCCGCGTGGCGGCAGCCTTCGCCCGGGAGGCCGTCCTGGAACGAGAGATCGGCGAGGCGGGCCGCCGCCTCCCAACGCCCCGGCTGGAGCCGCTCCGCTGACTCCACCGCCTCGGTGGCCTGGCGTGAGTTGCCGAGCTGCCTCTCCGCGTCCGCCAGCGACATCCAGCTCTCGTAGCGCGACGGCTCGATCCGCACGCGCTCCCGGGCCTCCAGGAGGAACTCCGGCTCGATGGGGCGCACGGTGGCGAGGATCCTCTCGAACACCCGATCGTAGCCGTCCAGGCGATTCGGGCGCGCGACGATCAGGTTGTAGAGGAGATTTCCACGGGAGAATAGGTGGGCGGTGACCCGCATCGGGGTCTCGTCCGCGACGAAGCGCACCTCCTGGGCCACGCCGAGCATGCCTCCCACGAACGCCCAGCGGAGCCTGCCGAGCTCCAGTTGGGAGATCCGGCCCGCCTGCTCCTCGGGCGCGAGCTCCCGCGCCACGAACGCAGCGGCCGCCGACTCCAGATCCGGCGACTCGTCCGCGAGCCGCACTCCAGCCGTGAGCGACGCCCTGCCGCTCGCCGTCATCCCGTTGTCGAAGACGAGCTCGTCGCGCTGGAGCCATCGCGTCGGAAGCTCGAGGGCGAGGCCGTAGCGCGGGCTCCTCACCTCCACGAGCGCGGGAAGGCGATCCCGGAGGACCGCGCCGCCGGCCAGGACCGCGAGGAGGCCGAAGGCCAGGGGCGCGATCCGGGTGAGGACCGTGGAGCGTAGGCCGGGAGGATCGCCGAGGAGCCTGGGGCTGAGGAGCGCGGTCACCGTCGCCCCCGCCACGAGGCCGCCCACGTGTCCCCAGTTGTCGACGCCGGAGGAGATCCACCCGATGTAGAGGAATACGAACACCGTGGGCAAGACGGCGCCGCCGAGGACGCTGCGGTAGCGCGCGGGGAGGATCCGGCGGTACTTCAGCCCGAAGACCACCGCCGCGCCCAACATCCCGTAGGCGATCCCCGACGCCCCCGCCGAGGCGGCGTCGGTCATCGCGTAGCTGAGCGTCGTGGTGCCGAGGGCGGCGGCGAAGAGGATCAGCAGGTAGTCGAGGGGCCGGTAGGCGTTCTCGACCGCCGCGCCGAAGTGGAAGACCACGAAGAGGTTGAAGCCGAGGTGGGCCCAGTCCCGGTGGACGAAGTTGGCGGTGAGCAGCCGCCACAGCTCACCCAGGTCGTGGAGGAGGGGCCCCGCCTTCGCTCCGAAGTCGAGGAGCGTCCCGGTGTCGACCGGACCCGCGCGCCGGGAGAGCAGGAAGACCGCCACGTTCGCGAGGGCCAGGGCGATGGTCAGGAGCGGGATCCGCCCGAGGTGGAAGGCGCGGCTGAAGTAGAGGGCCCGGGGCTCGTAGCGTCCGCGGAAGGGCTCGAGCTCCACCGCCCGGACCCATCCCGCGCCGGTCACCGGCGGGAAGCGGACCTCGCTGGCGGGGTCGATCTGGCCCCGCTCGACGCGCTCCTCGAACTCCTCGAGCTCGAGGGTCTCCTCGCCTCCCGGGCCCCGGATCGTGATGGTGCTCGACAGGCTCTGAGCGTGTGAAGAAGTCGGTCCCGCCGAATCGGGCCCGACTTCTTCAGCCGCGCTCCGCGCGGAAACGCTCTTCATTTCTGCTCCGCCTTCGGCTCCGCGAGTGGAGATCCTGGTCCGGGAAGTTCCAATGGCCGGTCCGCCGCCCGGTTCCGACGCCCGACACCCATGCCTCGAAGGCGCTAGGAGCACCTGTCGCCCGATGCTACCATCGCCCGGCTGGGGCGTTCCACCGCTGCCCCGGGCAAGCGAGGGCCGGCCTTGAGACTGATCATCGAGGACGACACGGGCCGGAAGTACCTGGTCCCGCTCGAGCAGGACGAGCTCACAATCGGCCGCCACGAGGCCAACCACGTCCGGCTGACCGAGCGCAACGTCTCCCGCCGCCACTGTCGCTTCCTCCGCGCGGGCGAGTCGGTCTTCGTCGAGGATCTCCAGAGCTCGAACGGCCTCTGGGTGAACGGTAGCCCGATCCTGGGCCGCCGGCAGGTCTCGCCAGGGGATCGGATCTCGGTGGGGGACTACCTGCTCGCGGTCGAGCGCCCGCCCCGCGAGGCTGCGCCCCCCGAGACGACCTCGACCCTCCCGAAGAGCGGAGGCTCGCCGGGGCCGGCCGGGATCCCGATCCCGCCCTTTCCGGGCAAGGCCCCTCGGCCGCCCGACGCCGACCTCGACGTCGCGATCGACGCGCCGAGGCTGGTGATCGTCGGAGGCGAGCTCCCGGGCCGGGTGCTGGTCCTCGCGGAGAAGGAGCTGTGGCTCGGCAGGAGCCCCGGAGCCGATCTCTCGATCGATCACCGCTCGCTGGCGCCGCTCCACTGCCGCATCGAGCCGGTCCCGGGAGGCGGGCGCCGGATCGTCCGCGCGAACCCCTCGCTCCCGCTCGCGGTCAACGGGGAGTCCTGCGCCGACGCGGTCCTCCGCCCGGGGGACACGGTCGTCGTCGGCGCCTTGCCGATGCGCATGGTCGGGCCCGGCGAGCTCGTCCGGATCCCGCGCGCCTGAAGGAATCGGCCAGCCGGGCACGGTTCTCGCGCAGACAACGACGCTCTCGTTTGGCTCAGCGTCCCGAG
The Vulgatibacter incomptus DNA segment above includes these coding regions:
- the epmA gene encoding EF-P lysine aminoacylase EpmA; protein product: MSPTSSTLRKRPASRARQKLYSRIRAYFEEAGFDEVETPLLVPAPGMEPHVDCFETRFVPEMGASGDERPMWLHGSPEFAMKRLLADGWQRIFQLGKVFRNGEIAKSHNPEFTMLEFYRVIRAEEGHRAYGPILSDLEELGARGAQAIAGSERVKVDGAEVDLSPPWDRLSVKDAFATRAGIELPMNGDAELLLARARERGFDPPPSCKSFDDLFFTIFLTAIEPTLGWPRPTFLVDWPASMAALAKLRPDDPDVAERFELYIAGREIANGYYELNDSAEQRARLVAEQELRRRLGKRVYPLDERFIEAVGRMPNCAGVAVGVDRLLMILGGFESIDEVLLFPSSEEL
- a CDS encoding lysophospholipid acyltransferase family protein; the encoded protein is MSHLLRNTLAYATIASATVGFGALSTALSVLSLGRNHGTKAVAKAWGHTVLAASGVRYVVRGLDRFDHDRQFIIASNHQSLLDPPIVLCAAPQKVRFVAKRSLFHIPIFGQAIWAAGNVPIDRRRSEDATRRLEELGRRVGKDLSILFFPEGTRSVDGSLLPFKRGATMMALQTGLALLPVAVAGTAALLPKGARSLKPGVVGVAFGEPIEVAGCDLPDREALTNELRTSVERLMAEAEEARVGA
- a CDS encoding diaminopimelate dehydrogenase; the encoded protein is MTRTKKRIAVVGYGNVGRHCLDAVLESPDFELAGVVRREAAPAPAELPGVAFATRVDELGEVDGALLACPTRSVPAVARELLAKGIATCDSFDIHGEPLLALRRELGDVAVSAGTRAVISAGWDPGTDSMIRGILELMAPRGLTYTNFGPGMSMGHTVAAKAIPGVKSALSMTLPAGQGVHRRAVYVELEEGADAAEVEAAILRDAYFAHDETRVRFVDDVAALVDTGHGVVLERKGASGRTHNQQFRWEMRIQNPALTAQVMVSALRAAFRQAPGCYTLLELPIADLLPGDRETWIRKLV
- a CDS encoding AAA family ATPase, with protein sequence MESKPKRVLDLIRSELSASFFERDDVIEGLLCALVAGQHVLLLGPPGTAKSELAHELCQRIEGADYFQWLLTRFTTTEELFGPISLKGLEQDRYLRVTAGKLPRAHIAFLDEVFKASSSILNTLLTILNERRFDGGDGPSKVPLLSLVGAANELPEDEELSALYDRFLLRYQVEYLAEDFRFLQMLRAGPPAVRSTLRLDELTELRANAAAVEVPGEILQDLATLRRILFDKDVVASDRRYRLSLELLRARAAIHGRAKVTSDDLALLSHVLWTEPDDKGAVEEALRLVSRGHEDEVEKLLFQAREVAESAQGPHEDEEIADRASVEALSKLHDLARKVDSIVDEARGRGRALEKVSAMREELRRLVRQLLAEDGSREAESRH
- a CDS encoding serine/threonine-protein kinase, with product MASSTSPAEPFRPHVFGKFFLLQKLGMGGMAEIYRAKMAGSGGFEKELVIKRILPALSSESQFVRMLVNEAKLTVALTHPTIAQIFELGEIEGQYFISMELVEGATLHDLIFLSRKMGRPLTIEQSMYLCIEVLRGLEYAHKRTDGAGRALGIVHCDVSPDNVMVTWEGGVKLLDFGVARAAQSSLSNYKEGTLMGKLSYASPEQAEGERFDHRVDLFAVGVMFYELLTDTHPFGRVQTVEALIESRKKKVVPPSKIRAGLPAEIDAFVLKSLARSVENRFQTAKEMADELMDVLFPTPTSAVAEHLSASMRDLYRERIERQQRLRANDSLHIKVLANARSKTGETPVPALPAQPTEATAPQLPPGQGTRIFVSGLSDSTFSEPPPPGSRTRTSSRSVPRSVASGPFRGSPRPGLIAAAAAAGLVAGAGSVVGWQRSQPPALVVLSEPAGAEVLFEGVPLGRTPLVLDDSPVPRGGEVVVRLSGYKDAGVRPEAANSLLARAKVSLESSIGTLRVESQPPGARVTVDGHYVGLTPTDIPGIATNEAHRVELELRGYQQDSFVHWPHDPGPVIIRTLERL
- a CDS encoding rhomboid family intramembrane serine protease, producing the protein MKSVSARSAAEEVGPDSAGPTSSHAQSLSSTITIRGPGGEETLELEEFEERVERGQIDPASEVRFPPVTGAGWVRAVELEPFRGRYEPRALYFSRAFHLGRIPLLTIALALANVAVFLLSRRAGPVDTGTLLDFGAKAGPLLHDLGELWRLLTANFVHRDWAHLGFNLFVVFHFGAAVENAYRPLDYLLILFAAALGTTTLSYAMTDAASAGASGIAYGMLGAAVVFGLKYRRILPARYRSVLGGAVLPTVFVFLYIGWISSGVDNWGHVGGLVAGATVTALLSPRLLGDPPGLRSTVLTRIAPLAFGLLAVLAGGAVLRDRLPALVEVRSPRYGLALELPTRWLQRDELVFDNGMTASGRASLTAGVRLADESPDLESAAAAFVARELAPEEQAGRISQLELGRLRWAFVGGMLGVAQEVRFVADETPMRVTAHLFSRGNLLYNLIVARPNRLDGYDRVFERILATVRPIEPEFLLEARERVRIEPSRYESWMSLADAERQLGNSRQATEAVESAERLQPGRWEAAARLADLSFQDGLPGEGCRHAAAARRLAPEEPLALLVLAECTISHGDPAAAATMLDLALVARPPEPILRARLERLRATLR
- a CDS encoding FHA domain-containing protein; translation: MRLIIEDDTGRKYLVPLEQDELTIGRHEANHVRLTERNVSRRHCRFLRAGESVFVEDLQSSNGLWVNGSPILGRRQVSPGDRISVGDYLLAVERPPREAAPPETTSTLPKSGGSPGPAGIPIPPFPGKAPRPPDADLDVAIDAPRLVIVGGELPGRVLVLAEKELWLGRSPGADLSIDHRSLAPLHCRIEPVPGGGRRIVRANPSLPLAVNGESCADAVLRPGDTVVVGALPMRMVGPGELVRIPRA